A segment of the Mogibacterium diversum genome:
TTTCTATGCAGGAACTTAAGAATAAAGGATTCTCACAGTACAAAGTTAGCCAACTAGTGAGTGATGGACATCTTATAAAACTGAATAAAAGCTACTATGAGAATTCGAAGTACTGCGGAGAGGAATCAGATTTTTATTATGTTGATGCTTATACTCCTAATGGTGTTATATGCCTACTAAGCGCTGCAGTTTATTATCATCTTACAACATTCATACCTGATGCTATAGATGTCGCAATTCGGAGGAAATCCAAAATATCTACCAAACCTATATGGCCTCAAATGAATATTTATCACTACACAAATGCTAGATATGAACTAGGTATCAAAACTGTTAAGCAGGGAAAGAATAAATTCAGTATTTATGACATGGAGAAAACAGTTGTCGACATCGTATTCTATAGAGAAAACGTTGGCATTGAAGAAACCAAAGAGATCTTTACAACATATCTTCAAAGAAAAGATAGGAATCTAAATCGCCTTTTAAAATATGCAAAACTGATGAAATGCGAAACTACAATTAGGCAATACTTGGAGGTCCTCGTATGAAAAGAAGAAAACTTTGTTAAATGTTGAATTGCTTGAGGTTATTGATGTAATAAAGGCAGTCCTGCTCCCAATTGTTGAAAGTATACGAGATAATAAAGAGTATCGTTTAAAATGGAATCATCAAATTCGAGCATGGCAATAGGAATTAATGCACCTATTTTATAGGAATTAGCGTGCTATCCAATAATAACTACATATAGAAAGTTATAAAATTTGATTCACAGAAAGGATCCCCCGCATGACAGAAAAAATCAAAAAATTCATCGAAGAATTCAAGAAGCTCGAGAACAGAGAAACCATTAAGATCAATTTAATCTCCGAAACCAAGACTCCCCTGACGAGCAGCAATGTTGCAGGCTGGTTCTACTTGCCTAAGACTAGCACAATTCCTACCACCTCCAAGGGCGAGCAGCTGATGTATTTGGCGCAGATAAACTGCGAGGAGTTACCTGAGAATAGCATCTATCCGTCTAAGGGCATCATGCAGTTTTGGATATTTGGAGGAGATTACAACCTAGGTAACGACTACACGAAGCCTACCTCAGATAGCAAGAAACGTGTTATTTACTACCCGGAGATAGAAGAGCATTTCACTGAAGTGGAACTTTCAGAGATGTATAAACCTGAGGAGGATAAGAAGGAGGGCGAGCTCATCACGCCAATTAATGATGGGGCGCCATTTGCCATGTCTTTTGAGAAAACTAGCCAGTGGCCTCTGCCGAATGACTTTAGGTTTGAGGAGATTTTCAACGAGAAACTCAATGAACATATCGAGGAGACGAAGGCAGAAGAAGGCTTTGAGTCATATGATATAGGCGAAGAAGAGTCATACGATATCATAGAAGATCTCGACATCCCTAATCACACGCAGATAGGAGGCTATGGTCATTTCACGCAGGAAGATCCACGCATGTACGATGACTTTGAGGATTATACCGAGCTCCTGTTCCAGCTTGATTCGGAGTTCGGAACTGACGACT
Coding sequences within it:
- a CDS encoding type IV toxin-antitoxin system AbiEi family antitoxin domain-containing protein translates to MDKTTIPEDQKIFSMQELKNKGFSQYKVSQLVSDGHLIKLNKSYYENSKYCGEESDFYYVDAYTPNGVICLLSAAVYYHLTTFIPDAIDVAIRRKSKISTKPIWPQMNIYHYTNARYELGIKTVKQGKNKFSIYDMEKTVVDIVFYRENVGIEETKEIFTTYLQRKDRNLNRLLKYAKLMKCETTIRQYLEVLV
- a CDS encoding YwqG family protein, with amino-acid sequence MTEKIKKFIEEFKKLENRETIKINLISETKTPLTSSNVAGWFYLPKTSTIPTTSKGEQLMYLAQINCEELPENSIYPSKGIMQFWIFGGDYNLGNDYTKPTSDSKKRVIYYPEIEEHFTEVELSEMYKPEEDKKEGELITPINDGAPFAMSFEKTSQWPLPNDFRFEEIFNEKLNEHIEETKAEEGFESYDIGEEESYDIIEDLDIPNHTQIGGYGHFTQEDPRMYDDFEDYTELLFQLDSEFGTDDYYILWGDCGVGNFFAKKEQLRNLDFAECLYSWDCC